The nucleotide sequence AAAGATGCCTGAACAATTATCTATGATCAATCTTTTAAATGCAAATGGATATAGAACTTCTTTTTATTATGGAGGAGATTCGGGATTTGATAATATGTCTCAATATTTAAAGCTTAATAATATAGATGAGATCAATGATCTAAGCACATTCCCATCATCTAAGTATCCAAAGTTACCAGCTAATAATGGATTCTCTTGGGGATATAGCGATAAGGCGTTGTACCAGTATTATTTAGATACTAGGCCAGTAAGTAGCTCTCAACCGCAATTAAGCGTGCTTTTAACACTTGCAACTCATAGTCCTTTTCTAATTGAAGAGAAAGAAAGGTATACAAAGAAATTTGAGGAACGACTTACTGAATTAGGTTTTGATAACAGTAAAAAAGAAAATTACAGAAATTACGAAAAGCAATATGTAAGCATTTTATATGCAGATGATGCTATAAAAGAATTTATGGACAGCTATAGAAAAAGAGCAGATTTTAAGAACACCATTTTTCTTATAACCGGAGATCACAGAATTCCAGAAATTCCTATGAGTACTAAATTAGATAGGTACCATGTACCCTTCATTGTTTATTCTCCTATGCTTAAAAGGACTGCTGAAATGAATTCTGTTTCAACTCATTTTGATATTGCTCCAAGTTTGTTATCATTTTTAGAGACCAATTACAGTATAAAGTTACCAGCAACTATGAGTTGGGTAGGAAAAGGTTTAGATACTACCAGAGCTTTCCAAAATATACATGAAGTTCCGTTAATGCAAACCAAAACAGATCTTATAGATTTTATAATGGGCGAATATCATTTAAACGGAGATAACCTTTATAAATTTAACGAGAAAATGGAAGAGGTATTAATAGATGATGCAGATAAAAAAGCACAACTTATTAATGCTTTTAATTTGTTTAAAAAGCGGAATGCTGAAATTATTAAAGGAAGAAAGATCGTGCCAGATTCCGTATTTCAGAACTACACCATGTCTAATTAAATATCAATCGTTAAGGTTTTGGTTATAATCTTCTAAAATTTCTGAAAGCATAGGGCGATAGAACTTCCAAAAGAAACTTTTTCTTTCTAGAGCATCTTGTTCGTTATAAAAAAATCCTTCAAAAAAACCAATGCCTTTAAAATAAGAGCTGGTAATATTTACTGCATTATCACTAAAGTCTCCTGAAAAATAATAGAAGATATAGTCTTGGTCTTTATGCATGGTCACTGCAGGGAACGTGGTTGGAATACCATACTTTTTAAGTTCATTTTTGCCGGCATTGTTAGCGCTTATCTCAAATTTAGAGACCACATCGTTCACTTCTAAATTAGGTATCATAATATCAAACCAAAAGGGATATTTAATCTTCTCTGGTAATGATAAATGCTCCTGTGCATAATCATTACTAACTATATGTGGTAATGACTCTGTAAGATGTTCATCTTTCTGCAATATTACTACTTCATCCTTATCATTAACAAAGGCAATTCCAGACTTTGTGAACGGCCACTTCCTTTTATGTGTGTTTTCATAATTTCTTATGAGCCATTGTGGAATCTCTTTATTTATGCTGATATCTAAATTGTCAAAATAGCGTGCCGTCCAACCAGTCCATTTTAATTGAAACATATTTTCAAACTGATTCCTATTTTCAGACTGTGTGGGAGAACCAATCGTGTTGAATTCGGTTATGATAAGTTTCTTTTTCTCTTTCATTAAGCGCAAAAGTTCAATGTCTTTAGAACTTAAACCACCATATAACATACCGGAACGCTCACCAACGTCTTCTTTCTTAAACCACTCATTATTATAAATGCCATAAGTATCTGTAAAATAGACCATATCTGCATCTAAGCTTAACTGCTCTAGCTGATTTTTGGAGAAGCGCTCTAAACCTTTAATTCTGAATTTTTCATCTTTTTGGGGGAAGAATCCGTAGTAATCATGGCTGATATCATAAGCATCTTTAGTGGTCTTAGTATAACGTTCATGATTTAAGATCCAGTTTAAAGAAATATGTTCCTGGCCTTCTTTAGTAAGCATGGTTTTATCGATTATTGCAACTACAAGTTTGGTTTTTGGAGTTATTACCCATGCCATCCACATTATTAATGGAAGAAAAATTATAACTATAAAAATGAGCTTGAAGATCTTTTTACGCATATTTAGAACCTTTTATTATAACCTACACCAATTTGAAACTGATTTCCTTTAACGCCTTGTTGGTATTCTTGGTTCTCAAGTTCTGCAGAAATAAATATAACATTAGTTGTATTAAAGCTTCTTCTGTAACCTATAGAGATATCACTAGTCTTAAGTTTATAAGTATCTCCATTATTATATAAAATGTTGTTAGTAGGATCGTCTGGAGATAAACCAGTTCCTACAGAAAAGCTTAAAAAATCATCTGCACCACCAATATAATATCTTACGTTTAAGGTTAAAGACTGAGATAGAGATTCGTTAGAAGGGGTGAGATACGTTCTTAAATTGAACCAATAATTTTTATAGTATTTTCCCAATGATGCGGTGTAAATCCAAGTTTCATCTGAGAATTTTAGCATTCTAAAACCTGCCTCTGCCTCCATAGACCACGGCAAATTTGCGTAAAGAGAAAAACCCGCTCTAAGTTGTGGAAAAATTCCATCTTTTTTAGCGATTCCAGCACTTACATAGGTGTAAAAAGTATTGGAAATTCTGGGATAAGCATCCACTTCAAATTGAACACCATCAGTTTGAAATCTGTTTGCGTAGTTAACTCTACCGGTTATAGATCCAAATTTTGTTTGTCTTCCATAGTCTACACTTGCAAGATGCCATGGATCATCAAAGCGTTTGTCAAAATACACGAAATCATAGGTTAGTCCTATAATATTTTTTGAAGAAGCATTTTTTATACTTTCACTTAAACCTCTAGCTTTAGAGTATTGAGGGTTGATCTTTAGAAGCTCATTAACCGTTTTATTAGCTTCGGGAAATTCTCTTAGATCTGTTAAAATACGTGCTTTTAAATAAAGCAATTCTTCAGACTTTGGATGGTATTCCAATCCATTATTTACGATCGCCTTAGCCTTTTTTGAATCATCATTCCAATATTCCAAACTTCCATATGCCAAACTACCATCTTCATGTCCCGGGTTCTTTTCTAATACTCGGTTAAATTCTACGCGAGCACTATCCACCTTGTCTGTCCAAGTATATAATCTTCCTAAAAATATGCGGATATCTGCGTAGTCTGGGCTAATTTCTAGAGCCTTTTTGGTTAGGGCAATTGCTTTTGGATAGTTATCATCATCAAAAGCGGTGTTACGCGCCTTTATAAAAAGCTCATCAGAGCTAAGATCTTCCTGAGCAAAAGTATTGGGAATTTGGAGCATTAGAACGAAAAAAGCAAACAGAGCTTGACTTTTAATTCTACTAGAACTGGGGTAATTCATAAGAATTTATAAAATAGGTTAAAACTTGGGGTACAAAGATATGTGCTTTCAATTGGACTTATAAAGAGCCAATAATAGTATGCTTCATAATTAATTAAAGATATATAATTTTAAAAAAGACACAATGATTTTGATAAAAAGAAATATCAGACAAGAATATTTCAGTAGAAAAATTCTAGGCTAGCGACTGAGGTGGGTGTGGATTTTAATTTTGGAAAACAATATTTTTCTTTTCGATCTGCTCTTCTATAAAATTATCTTAATAAAAAAAGCAGATCTAATGGGAGTGCCTTTGAAAATAGCCTTTTTATAAATTCTCGCTATTAATGTTAGAATTGCGAATGAAGGAATTTCA is from Gillisia sp. Hel1_33_143 and encodes:
- a CDS encoding YaiO family outer membrane beta-barrel protein, whose product is MLQIPNTFAQEDLSSDELFIKARNTAFDDDNYPKAIALTKKALEISPDYADIRIFLGRLYTWTDKVDSARVEFNRVLEKNPGHEDGSLAYGSLEYWNDDSKKAKAIVNNGLEYHPKSEELLYLKARILTDLREFPEANKTVNELLKINPQYSKARGLSESIKNASSKNIIGLTYDFVYFDKRFDDPWHLASVDYGRQTKFGSITGRVNYANRFQTDGVQFEVDAYPRISNTFYTYVSAGIAKKDGIFPQLRAGFSLYANLPWSMEAEAGFRMLKFSDETWIYTASLGKYYKNYWFNLRTYLTPSNESLSQSLTLNVRYYIGGADDFLSFSVGTGLSPDDPTNNILYNNGDTYKLKTSDISIGYRRSFNTTNVIFISAELENQEYQQGVKGNQFQIGVGYNKRF